One stretch of Arachis duranensis cultivar V14167 chromosome 1, aradu.V14167.gnm2.J7QH, whole genome shotgun sequence DNA includes these proteins:
- the LOC107488109 gene encoding uncharacterized protein LOC107488109, giving the protein MTKFQLTYLPLLVIPDELLQEIFLQSSAKAVGRCMCLNKFWHRRLRHPETCIQHMRRQKVLDQHVLFHVGYSLLLVGSDLLYIVNAASGEEVHVQQPFGVGIHGWFRIVGVSNGNICFKFSREQDDTRLLVWNPTTQCSREISDLYRDHGRSYFPVYGFGHVPNTDAYTIIHMCKRDIADAYIFFSRYCSRRSTWFHCVDCLPGVEKIDPNSIFNNGHAY; this is encoded by the coding sequence ATGACTAAATTCCAACTAACTTATCTTCCGTTGCTGGTTATTCCGGATGAACTGCTGCAAGAAATCTTCCTACAAAGTAGTGCCAAAGCTGTAGGGAGATGTATGTGCTTGAATAAATTCTGGCACCGACGCCTACGCCATCCAGAGACATGCATACAACACATGCGAAGGCAGAAAGTGTTAGATCAACATGTCTTGTTTCATGTTGGATACTCACTACTATTAGTGGGTTCAGATTTACTATATATAGTGAATGCTGCTTCCGGAGAAGAAGTGCATGTTCAGCAACCTTTCGGAGTTGGCATCCATGGGTGGTTTCGTATTGTGGGAGTGTCAAACGGGAACATATGTTTCAAGTTCTCCCGTGAACAAGACGACACAAGACTTTTGGTATGGAATCCAACAACACAATGCTCTAGAGAAATTTCCGACCTCTACAGGGACCACGGTAGATCATATTTCCCAGTATATGGTTTTGGTCATGTACCAAACACAGATGCATACACCATCATACATATGTGTAAAAGGGACATAGCTGATGCCTACATTTTTTTCTCTAGATATTGTTCAAGGCGTTCTACATGGTTTCACTGCGTTGATTGTCTCCCTGGTGTAGAAAAAATTGACCCTAACTCTATTTTTAATAATGGTCATGCGTATTGA